The Rhizobium brockwellii genome window below encodes:
- a CDS encoding amidohydrolase family protein — MFDLIVRNANLPDGRKGIDIGIQGGKIIAVEPNLRAQAAEEIDATGRLVSPPFVDPHFHMDATLSLGLPRMNVSGTLLEGIALWGELRPIVTKEELVDRALRYCDLAVTQGLLFIRSHVDTSDPRLVTVEAMIEVREKVAPYIDLQLVAFPQDGYYRSPGAIDALNRALDMGVDIVGGIPHFERTMGEGTASVEALCRIAAGRGLPVDIHCDETDDPLSRHIETLAAETIRFGLQGRVAGSHLTSMHSMDNYYVSKLIPLMAEAEINVIPNPLINIMLQGRHDTYPKRRGMTRVRELMDAGLNVSFGHDCVMDPWYSMGSGDMLEVGHMAIHVAQMAGIDDKKKIFDALTVNSAKTMGLADYGLEKGCNADLVILQASDTLEALRLKPNRLAVIRRGKIIARSAPRIGELLLDGRPARIDSGLDYVPRY, encoded by the coding sequence ATGTTCGATCTGATCGTCAGAAATGCAAATCTCCCCGATGGCCGAAAGGGTATCGATATCGGCATCCAGGGCGGCAAGATCATCGCCGTCGAGCCCAATCTCCGGGCGCAGGCGGCGGAAGAAATCGACGCGACCGGCCGGCTGGTCAGCCCGCCTTTCGTCGATCCGCATTTCCATATGGACGCCACCCTGTCGCTCGGCCTGCCGCGCATGAACGTATCCGGCACCCTGCTCGAGGGCATCGCGCTCTGGGGAGAGTTGCGCCCGATCGTGACGAAGGAGGAACTGGTCGATCGTGCGCTGCGTTATTGCGACCTGGCGGTCACCCAGGGCCTGCTCTTCATCCGCAGCCATGTCGATACCAGTGATCCGAGGCTTGTGACCGTCGAGGCGATGATCGAGGTGCGCGAGAAGGTCGCGCCTTATATCGATCTACAGCTGGTCGCCTTCCCGCAGGATGGTTATTACCGATCGCCGGGCGCGATCGATGCGCTCAACCGCGCCCTCGACATGGGCGTCGATATCGTCGGCGGCATTCCCCATTTCGAACGGACGATGGGGGAAGGTACGGCGTCGGTCGAGGCGCTTTGCCGCATCGCCGCCGGTCGCGGCCTGCCGGTCGATATCCATTGCGACGAAACCGACGATCCGCTCTCGCGCCATATCGAGACGCTGGCTGCGGAAACCATCCGCTTCGGCTTGCAGGGGCGCGTCGCCGGCTCCCATCTGACCTCGATGCACTCGATGGACAATTACTACGTCTCCAAGCTCATTCCGCTGATGGCGGAGGCCGAGATCAACGTCATCCCCAATCCGCTGATCAACATCATGCTGCAGGGCCGGCACGACACCTATCCGAAACGCCGCGGCATGACCCGCGTGCGGGAATTGATGGATGCCGGGCTCAATGTCTCCTTCGGGCACGACTGCGTCATGGACCCCTGGTATTCGATGGGGTCGGGCGACATGCTGGAGGTTGGCCATATGGCAATCCATGTCGCGCAGATGGCCGGCATCGACGACAAGAAGAAGATCTTCGACGCGCTGACCGTCAATTCGGCGAAGACGATGGGGCTTGCAGACTACGGCCTGGAAAAGGGATGCAACGCCGACCTCGTCATCCTCCAGGCCAGCGACACGCTGGAAGCACTGCGGCTGAAGCCCAACCGCCTGGCAGTGATCCGCCGCGGCAAGATCATCGCCCGCTCGGCGCCGCGCATCGGCGAGCTTTTGCTGGATGGGCGGCCGGCGCGGATCGACAGCGGGTTGGATTACGTGCCTCGTTATTGA
- a CDS encoding ABC transporter permease — protein sequence MMQLFDIIASAGLWAAILRIATPLIFGTLGALLCERAGVLNLGIEGIMTFAAMIGWLSVYHGADLWTGLLIAAVAGGVFGLLHAGLTVTLGLSQHVSGLGVTLFASSFSYYVFRLIVPLANTPPTIVPFQPIAIPGLSTLPFIGPAFFTQTAPTYLAITIALLMAYIIFRTPVGLAIRMTGENPHAAEAQGVNPMKVRYGAVIAGSALMGMGGAFLTLSAFNSFFPTMVQGRGWICIALVVFASWRPGRALFGALLFAFFDAFQLRLQTALSGLVPYQLFLMTPYILSIAALAVMARRARVPQALMQPYRRGER from the coding sequence ATGATGCAGCTCTTCGACATCATCGCTTCCGCCGGGCTCTGGGCGGCAATCCTGCGGATCGCCACGCCGCTGATTTTCGGCACGCTCGGCGCCCTGCTCTGCGAACGGGCGGGCGTGCTCAATCTCGGCATCGAAGGCATCATGACCTTCGCCGCAATGATCGGCTGGCTTTCGGTCTATCACGGCGCCGATCTCTGGACCGGCCTGCTGATTGCAGCGGTGGCCGGCGGCGTCTTCGGCCTGTTGCATGCAGGCCTGACGGTGACGCTTGGCCTCTCCCAGCATGTCTCCGGTCTCGGCGTCACGCTGTTTGCCTCCAGCTTCAGCTATTATGTCTTCCGGCTGATCGTGCCGCTTGCCAATACCCCACCCACCATCGTGCCGTTCCAGCCGATCGCCATTCCCGGTCTCTCGACATTGCCCTTCATCGGGCCGGCCTTCTTCACCCAGACGGCGCCGACCTATCTGGCAATCACTATCGCCCTGCTGATGGCCTACATCATCTTCCGCACGCCCGTCGGCCTTGCAATCCGCATGACCGGCGAGAACCCGCATGCGGCCGAAGCCCAGGGCGTCAATCCGATGAAGGTGCGCTACGGCGCGGTGATTGCCGGAAGCGCGCTGATGGGAATGGGCGGCGCTTTCCTGACATTGTCGGCGTTCAACAGCTTTTTCCCCACAATGGTGCAGGGACGCGGCTGGATCTGCATAGCGCTCGTCGTCTTCGCCTCCTGGCGGCCGGGGCGCGCGCTGTTCGGCGCGCTGCTCTTTGCCTTCTTCGACGCCTTCCAGCTTCGCCTGCAAACCGCACTCAGCGGGCTCGTGCCCTATCAGCTGTTTCTGATGACGCCCTATATCCTTTCCATTGCCGCCCTTGCCGTCATGGCCCGCCGCGCCCGCGTTCCGCAGGCGTTGATGCAGCCCTATCGCCGCGGCGAACGCTGA
- a CDS encoding ABC transporter permease — MRFERREHRPLYLLIVTPVIAVIAALALSGILISIAGAPVFDAYWRILTSAFGSRLSATETLTRATPLMLTGLAAAVAFRARLWNIGAEGQFYLGAIAVAAASSKLLGNLPAPILIPLLLLVGAIAGMVLILIPLWLRLRFSVDEVVTSLLLNFIAVLFVSMLIDGILKDPLAFGWPQSQSVSDHAMLPKLVARSRLHIGFAIAIGLAIIVHFVQSRTVFGMQSRAAGLNPGGAVFAGVPLGKTLVKVACLSGGLAGLAGAIEVMGVKGYVTTDLSPGFGYAGIVVAMLANLNPLGVVFAAIFTATMFVGADGMSRGLGIPTYIADVTVALSLLTMLIALFFTQYRIRR, encoded by the coding sequence ATGCGATTTGAGCGCCGCGAGCACCGCCCGCTTTACCTGCTGATCGTCACGCCTGTGATCGCGGTGATCGCAGCGCTGGCGCTTTCGGGCATCTTGATATCGATCGCCGGCGCGCCGGTGTTCGATGCCTATTGGCGCATCCTGACCAGTGCCTTCGGCTCGCGGCTGTCGGCGACCGAAACGCTGACGCGGGCAACGCCGCTGATGCTGACGGGGCTTGCTGCCGCCGTCGCCTTCCGGGCGCGGCTCTGGAATATCGGCGCTGAGGGCCAGTTCTATCTCGGCGCCATCGCCGTTGCGGCGGCAAGCTCGAAACTGCTCGGCAATCTTCCCGCTCCCATTCTCATCCCGCTGCTGCTGCTCGTCGGCGCCATTGCCGGCATGGTGCTGATCCTGATCCCGCTCTGGCTCAGGCTGCGCTTCTCGGTCGATGAGGTCGTCACCAGCCTGCTCCTGAATTTCATCGCCGTGCTCTTCGTCTCGATGCTGATCGACGGCATCCTCAAGGATCCGCTGGCCTTCGGCTGGCCGCAGTCGCAATCCGTCAGCGATCACGCCATGCTGCCGAAGCTGGTCGCCCGCTCGCGCCTGCATATCGGCTTTGCGATCGCGATCGGGCTGGCCATCATCGTCCATTTCGTCCAGTCGCGCACCGTGTTCGGCATGCAGTCGCGCGCCGCAGGTCTCAATCCCGGCGGGGCCGTCTTTGCCGGCGTCCCGCTCGGCAAAACGTTGGTGAAGGTCGCCTGTCTCTCCGGTGGGCTTGCGGGGTTGGCGGGAGCGATCGAGGTCATGGGCGTCAAGGGTTATGTGACGACCGATCTGTCGCCGGGCTTCGGTTATGCCGGTATTGTTGTCGCCATGCTCGCCAACCTCAATCCACTCGGTGTCGTCTTCGCCGCCATTTTCACCGCCACCATGTTCGTGGGGGCGGACGGCATGAGCCGCGGTCTCGGCATCCCGACCTATATCGCCGATGTCACGGTGGCCCTGTCGCTGCTGACGATGCTGATCGCCTTGTTCTTCACGCAATACAGGATCCGGCGATGA
- a CDS encoding ABC transporter ATP-binding protein has product MTGPVLEIIGVSKRFGDNLANDDISMTLARGEVVALLGENGAGKTTLMSILFGHYMPDAGRILIEGTEVPQGKPRAAIRAGVGMVHQHFSLAPNLTVLENVMTGTEMLWSWRSRTSAARKKLLAISERFGLKVDPDARLGDLSVGEQQRVEILKALYNDARILILDEPTAVLTNIEAERLFTTLREMARQGLSLIFISHKLDEVMAAADRIVVLRGGKMVAERKASETSKAELAELMVGRRVTRPVREPSTPGAVALEAADVTVRTGGIDRLKSISFQLHQGEILGIIGVSGNGQATLAHLLSGMLARSAGDLLLFGEAIGNLGVSDAVDAGIGRIPEDRNEEGVIGEMAIWENAVLERIASPAFSRRGFVNRKAGMAFAREIIDGFDVRGGGPAIRARLLSGGNMQKLILGRNLHRRPRILIAAQPARGLDEGAVAAVHARLLEARRQGTAVLLISEDLDEVIALADRIQAIVGGRLSPPVEAESADARRLGLMMAGEWQENPEAGHAI; this is encoded by the coding sequence ATGACCGGGCCTGTTCTGGAAATTATCGGCGTCAGCAAGCGTTTCGGCGACAATCTCGCCAATGACGATATTTCCATGACGCTCGCCAGGGGAGAGGTGGTCGCCCTGCTTGGCGAGAACGGCGCGGGCAAGACCACGCTGATGAGCATCCTTTTCGGCCATTACATGCCGGATGCCGGCCGCATTCTGATCGAGGGCACGGAGGTGCCGCAGGGCAAGCCGCGTGCGGCGATCCGCGCCGGCGTCGGCATGGTGCATCAGCATTTTTCGCTCGCACCCAATCTGACCGTTCTCGAAAATGTCATGACCGGCACGGAAATGCTGTGGTCCTGGCGCTCAAGAACGTCCGCGGCGCGGAAGAAGCTCTTGGCAATTTCCGAGCGCTTCGGCCTGAAGGTTGATCCGGATGCCCGCCTTGGCGACCTGTCGGTCGGCGAGCAGCAGAGAGTCGAGATCCTCAAGGCGCTCTACAACGACGCCCGCATCCTGATCCTCGACGAGCCGACGGCGGTGCTGACCAATATCGAGGCCGAACGGCTGTTCACGACGCTGAGGGAAATGGCGCGCCAGGGCCTGTCGCTGATCTTCATCTCGCACAAGCTCGACGAGGTCATGGCGGCTGCCGACCGCATCGTGGTCCTGCGCGGCGGCAAGATGGTCGCTGAACGCAAGGCGTCGGAAACCAGCAAGGCGGAGCTCGCCGAACTGATGGTCGGGCGCCGCGTGACGCGGCCCGTGCGCGAGCCGTCGACACCCGGCGCCGTTGCCCTCGAAGCTGCCGATGTGACGGTCCGCACCGGCGGCATTGATCGGCTGAAGTCGATCAGCTTCCAGCTGCACCAGGGCGAGATCCTCGGCATCATCGGCGTTTCAGGCAATGGCCAGGCGACATTGGCGCATCTTCTCTCCGGTATGCTGGCGCGCAGCGCCGGCGACCTGCTGCTGTTTGGCGAAGCCATCGGCAATCTTGGTGTTAGCGATGCCGTCGACGCGGGCATCGGCCGCATTCCCGAAGACCGCAACGAGGAGGGCGTGATCGGCGAAATGGCGATCTGGGAAAACGCCGTGCTGGAGCGCATCGCATCGCCGGCGTTTTCTCGCCGTGGTTTCGTCAACCGCAAAGCGGGTATGGCGTTTGCCAGGGAGATTATCGACGGGTTCGATGTTCGAGGCGGCGGCCCGGCCATTCGCGCCCGGCTGCTCTCCGGCGGCAATATGCAGAAGCTCATTCTCGGCCGCAATCTGCATCGGCGGCCGCGCATCCTGATCGCGGCGCAGCCCGCGCGTGGCCTCGATGAAGGGGCCGTGGCCGCCGTCCACGCACGCCTGCTCGAAGCCCGCCGGCAGGGTACCGCCGTGCTGCTGATCTCGGAAGACCTCGACGAGGTGATCGCGCTTGCCGATCGCATACAGGCAATCGTCGGCGGGCGCCTGTCTCCGCCCGTCGAGGCCGAAAGCGCCGACGCCCGCAGGCTGGGGCTGATGATGGCCGGCGAATGGCAGGAAAACCCAGAGGCCGGCCATGCGATTTGA
- a CDS encoding amidase: MRGDATDLAAAISHGKVSAAEAMQASLEAAARQEPLGAIAYLDAAMGLASADDRDGERRSAPDRFAARPFAGVPTLAKDLGGPFAGLPVTAGSGLFERTVGEADSDLAVRFRDAGFCLFGLTTSPEFGLSLASEPAIGPVCRNPLDPARTAGGSSGGAAAAVAAGIVAIAHATDAGGSIRVPAACCGLVGMKPTRSAIPGGPSFGNHLAGIASELAVCRSVRDTALIFDELSGNSRGPFADPSPVDIDNGRLRIGLLVDTGSVYPTEGARLAAIGDAARALESDGHEIVPLSWTEFEWSVTASGRAFADIVSVNLAALIKAAALDESRAEPLTQAFAARGRALSATMLWNTLSEAVLVSGKLWTLFDRVDCILMPMLCSAPLAIGSFPSDHADTDLHLERMTAFAPLACLANISGFPALTLPFGQDEHAMPLPVQIMAPMGHEPRLLSLAGRLEAEGRWQHRFPVAGLPS; encoded by the coding sequence ATGCGTGGCGATGCGACGGATCTGGCGGCAGCGATCAGCCATGGCAAGGTGAGCGCTGCAGAGGCGATGCAGGCTTCCCTTGAGGCAGCTGCGCGGCAGGAGCCGCTCGGCGCCATCGCCTATCTCGATGCCGCCATGGGCCTTGCCTCGGCCGACGACCGGGACGGTGAGCGGCGGAGCGCGCCCGATCGCTTTGCCGCCAGGCCCTTTGCCGGCGTGCCGACCTTGGCAAAGGATCTTGGCGGCCCCTTTGCCGGGCTACCGGTCACGGCCGGATCCGGTCTTTTCGAAAGAACGGTCGGCGAAGCGGATTCCGATCTAGCTGTCCGTTTCCGCGACGCCGGCTTCTGCCTGTTCGGCCTGACGACCAGCCCGGAATTCGGCCTATCGCTCGCCAGCGAACCGGCGATCGGACCTGTCTGTCGCAACCCACTCGATCCGGCACGAACCGCGGGCGGCTCATCCGGTGGTGCGGCGGCAGCGGTTGCCGCCGGGATCGTCGCGATCGCGCATGCCACCGATGCCGGCGGCTCGATCCGCGTGCCCGCCGCCTGCTGCGGCCTTGTCGGGATGAAGCCGACGCGCAGCGCCATCCCGGGTGGGCCATCTTTCGGCAACCACCTTGCTGGCATTGCGAGTGAACTCGCAGTCTGCCGTTCGGTGCGGGATACGGCGCTGATTTTCGACGAGCTGAGCGGCAATTCACGAGGTCCCTTTGCGGATCCCTCCCCTGTCGATATTGACAACGGGCGTTTGCGGATCGGGCTGCTTGTCGATACCGGCTCAGTCTATCCGACTGAGGGCGCTCGGCTCGCAGCCATCGGGGATGCGGCTCGAGCTCTCGAGAGCGACGGGCACGAGATCGTTCCGCTGAGTTGGACCGAGTTCGAATGGAGTGTCACCGCCAGCGGCCGCGCCTTCGCGGATATCGTCTCCGTCAACCTTGCAGCACTCATAAAGGCGGCGGCGCTTGACGAAAGCAGGGCCGAGCCTCTGACGCAGGCTTTCGCGGCGCGCGGACGAGCGCTGTCGGCCACCATGCTTTGGAACACGCTGAGCGAGGCCGTCCTGGTGAGCGGTAAGCTCTGGACACTCTTCGACAGGGTCGATTGCATCCTGATGCCGATGCTGTGTTCCGCGCCCCTTGCGATCGGCTCCTTTCCGTCCGATCATGCCGACACGGATCTGCATCTCGAGCGGATGACGGCATTTGCGCCGCTTGCCTGCCTCGCCAATATTTCGGGCTTTCCTGCTTTGACACTGCCTTTCGGACAGGATGAGCATGCCATGCCGCTGCCGGTGCAGATCATGGCGCCGATGGGTCACGAGCCGCGCCTGCTGTCGCTTGCCGGGCGCCTGGAGGCCGAGGGGCGATGGCAGCATCGTTTTCCCGTTGCAGGACTACCGTCATGA
- a CDS encoding BMP family protein: MTKDILISRRAVIASGIALGVSGFAPLARAAAPLKVAGIHASPVENAWNSCLHKALQDAAKEGVIEYVFSEGVSGTDYPRAMREYAEQGNKLIIGEAYAVEKEARQVAADYPDTAFVLGSSGEQAGDNFGVFGTWNHDGAYLAGMLAGKMTKSNVVGSVGAIPIPEVNMLINAFAAGVKAVNPDAKHLVSFIGTFFDPPKAREAGLAQIDAGADILFGERIGTADAAKERGIKSVGSLIDYTPRYPDTVFANAMWYFRPILDAAIADVAAGKPVGRNYTSYGLMKEGGSDIVFVKGVAPAEAEAAMEAKRAEIKAGSFEVPKMMDEPK, encoded by the coding sequence ATGACCAAAGATATCCTGATTTCACGCCGGGCAGTGATCGCGTCCGGCATTGCGCTTGGGGTCAGCGGCTTTGCCCCGCTGGCAAGGGCGGCTGCGCCGCTGAAGGTTGCCGGCATTCATGCGTCGCCGGTGGAAAATGCCTGGAACTCCTGTCTGCACAAGGCCCTGCAGGACGCGGCCAAGGAAGGCGTGATCGAATATGTCTTCTCCGAAGGAGTCTCCGGCACCGATTATCCGCGCGCCATGCGCGAATATGCCGAACAGGGCAACAAGCTGATCATTGGCGAGGCCTATGCGGTGGAGAAAGAGGCCCGACAGGTCGCGGCCGATTATCCCGATACCGCTTTCGTGCTGGGTTCGAGCGGCGAGCAGGCCGGCGACAATTTCGGCGTCTTCGGCACCTGGAACCATGACGGCGCCTATCTTGCCGGCATGCTGGCGGGCAAGATGACCAAGTCGAATGTCGTTGGTTCGGTCGGTGCCATTCCGATCCCCGAGGTCAACATGCTGATCAATGCGTTCGCGGCCGGCGTCAAGGCGGTCAATCCGGACGCAAAGCACCTCGTCTCCTTCATCGGCACCTTCTTCGATCCGCCGAAGGCCCGTGAAGCCGGTCTTGCCCAGATCGACGCCGGCGCCGACATCCTGTTCGGCGAGCGCATCGGCACGGCCGATGCCGCCAAGGAGCGCGGCATCAAGTCCGTCGGCTCGCTGATCGACTACACGCCGCGTTATCCGGATACGGTTTTTGCCAACGCAATGTGGTACTTCCGCCCGATCCTGGACGCTGCGATCGCCGATGTCGCTGCCGGAAAGCCGGTCGGCAGGAACTACACGTCCTACGGCCTGATGAAGGAAGGCGGCAGCGATATCGTCTTCGTCAAGGGCGTCGCACCCGCCGAGGCTGAGGCTGCCATGGAAGCCAAGCGGGCGGAGATCAAGGCCGGCAGCTTCGAAGTTCCGAAGATGATGGACGAGCCGAAGTAA
- a CDS encoding CDP-alcohol phosphatidyltransferase family protein, with the protein MGEEEGASRRPIASRSSSWAIGLSAWLARSGATPNGISLLSVVFAGIGAALIVFTTHPIAMVCAAISVQLRLVCNLLDGMVAIEGGKKTKSGPLYNEFPDRVADSLFLIAAGYACGFGWLGWLAALLAALTAYIRVFGGSVGLPQDFSGVMAKQRRMAVLTAGLLAQSVETLISGSHWSLILASAVIAAGSLVTCITRTITLARSLERL; encoded by the coding sequence ATGGGGGAAGAAGAGGGCGCCTCGCGGCGACCGATCGCGAGCCGGTCGTCGTCCTGGGCCATCGGCCTCAGCGCGTGGCTGGCGCGGAGTGGCGCGACGCCGAACGGCATTTCGCTTTTATCGGTCGTATTCGCAGGTATAGGCGCAGCGCTCATCGTTTTCACAACACATCCGATTGCCATGGTTTGTGCCGCGATCTCGGTGCAACTGCGGCTCGTCTGCAATCTGCTGGACGGAATGGTCGCGATCGAAGGCGGCAAGAAAACCAAGAGCGGGCCGCTCTACAATGAATTTCCCGACCGGGTTGCCGACAGCCTGTTTCTCATCGCGGCTGGCTATGCCTGCGGCTTTGGCTGGCTCGGCTGGCTGGCTGCGCTGCTCGCCGCACTCACCGCCTATATCAGGGTCTTCGGAGGATCGGTCGGCCTTCCCCAGGACTTCAGCGGCGTCATGGCCAAGCAGCGCCGCATGGCGGTGCTGACGGCGGGCCTCCTCGCCCAGAGCGTCGAGACGCTGATATCCGGCAGCCACTGGTCGCTGATCCTGGCATCTGCGGTCATCGCGGCCGGCAGCCTTGTTACATGCATCACACGCACGATAACGCTTGCCCGTTCCCTGGAGAGACTATGA